TCTTATCCTTTATTTAACTACCAGAGTAGGGGATGAAGCACTTGTGGCTATTGGTGAAGGTTGCTCTCTGCATCATTTGAATGTCAGTGGCTGCCACCAAATTGGGGATGCTGGAATAATTGCCATAGCAAGAGGATGCCCTGAACTCAGTTACTTGGATGTGAGTGTACTCCAGGTATGTCCACTTATACTTGCTCTTTTTATAGTGGGAGAAACATTGCATGTGATGCAAAGACTATGAATATGCTCAACATACCAAGTTGATTGGATAATTACATAAGTTGATTTAAGGTGATTAGGTAACAACTTAAGTTGTATTAGAACTACTTAGTAGGTATAGCCTAAAATGGTTGCTTCCTCGTGAATGCCACTGGTTAATAAGTGCATTAGGAGTTCCTATTAATAAGTTCCATAtgtaacacacacacacacacacacatattgCTTCCATATACAAGATATTTGATAGAACAAAGAATTGTGTTTTAATCTCCATTCAGCACTGAATAGTAGCACATCAAATTTTGACAGGATTTGGGCGATATGGCCATGGTGGAGCTAGGTGAAGGATGTCCCTTGCTGAGGGATATTGTGTTGTCTCACTGTCGTCAAATAACAGATGTAGGTTTAAGTTATATTGCTAACAGGTGTACCTTGTTGGAAACTAGCCACATGGTCTATTGTCCTGGTATTACCGCTTCTGGAGTAGCCACAGTGATAACGAGCTGCACAAATATAAAGAAAGTTCTTGTAGAGAAGTGGAAAGTGAGTCCAAGAACCAAAAGGAGAGCTGGGTCCATCATCTCCTATCTCTGTGTTGATCTGTAGATCTCTGTGCAGATTAATGTAATATATTCCTTGCAGCTCCAATAGAAAGCTGCAAGGTTAAAACAGACTATCGTTGTGGATAGCCAGTTTAAGTTGCAAATTGCCCTGGCATAGAAAGGGGTGTCGTGAGAGCTTGTGTTGCACTTTTCTTTGATCTGTAATGttctttcagttttttttttttcaaatctcaCAGGAATGTACTAGTAGATTGACTTCATTTTAGAAGGTCACTTTCTTGTTCTTGTGTTTTATTACTATTGTACTCAAGTTGTGGACTGGTGTCTGTATCCCTTCCGATGTGTTATGTGCTAATATATCGACTTTATTGGGGAAAGATGGCAGCATTTCGGAATTAAGCACGTACATTTAGCTagtcttattttaaaaaagaagacgACCTTAAAGTCtcctctttatttctttttttatgcaAGCTCGTGTCAGGCATAGTTGGCAATGACTCGCCCTCTTTGAAATGCCCAAAAAAGTCATTAATTCTTGTCTAATTTAATACAAATCAAAgctctatataatataatgaaaCACACTGGTACATTATTCAATTCCTCAATCAAACAATAAAATCAAATGTCGATGGACAAGAAGTTGTATATTGCTGCAAAAAAAGGtgacatgaaagttgtagaaagTTACAAACACCAATTCTCTACCCAATTAACTCCTTACAATAATACCGTCCTCCATGTTGCATCTCAGCACGATGGtttcattaatgaaaaaaataactcCATAAAATTTCTTGCTATGGTTGGTTCTGGTGCAAACTTATTTTTCAATTTGAACTCTTGACGGAGATACTTTTATTCATTTGGCTGCTAAGGAATGACAATCTCGAACTCCTCGAAGCCTTTATTAACTATACGAAAAATtatgggtgccactcatgacgGATTAGGATCGTGATTTTGAAATACAACTCCACTTATTCACCATCTTACGCTGGTCCTTATGGCAACAACTGTGCTACATACCGTTGCAATGAATCGTTTCCCTACTACAGGTATATATCTCCATTTCTtcactttccttttttttttttgtttttaccCAACCTAGGAACTTTTAACACTTTCTTTTTCTCACTTcaaccatttttttttcttcatgtttagccttagcattaattattttttttctaaattattttccaaTACTTGACactaaatatcaattaataggAGTAGTATGGTAAAATAGTCATGCcaattattgttttcttaatgAGTGTGCCAACTTTTAAGGGACGAAATAAATGAAGTTATGTAATTTTGGTGCAAGAAATGTCTATGATCGTATATTTGTGAAATTTATGTGCCCTTACTATCTCGGACTACTCCTTTAAATAGCATGCTTGGAAATGATACTTAGGAAGGAACCAATTCTGAGAAAGCAAGTAGATGATTTTGGATGGAGTCCTCTCCATTTGGCCGCATACTTGGGCTCTGCAAAAATTGCTTATTTTCAGATAAACAAATGGCTTATGAAACCATCCGTGAAGAGAACATAACAGCTTTTCATTTAGAAGCCATAAATGATAAGCAGGAGGTTATTAAAGAGATTGTAAAGCAACAGAAACAGACGGATAACTATTACTACTCTACTACTATTTGTGTATACGCTATATGGGAAAAATCTGGAGAAAAGTGACTTTTTCGTTAACCAAAAGAACATGATTTAAATACTGCCTCcgttttatatttatttgaccATATTGATGTGACATTTCCTTAAAGAAAACTTTAATTAGATTTGTATTTCACTAAATTAACTTTATTACTGATGTTTTGTAATTCTAAATTTGATTACTATTActttatatagttatttaacACTACGGGTAGtgtagaaaataattaaaaaaaactctcTTCATTTGCTAAAATGGGTAGATAAAATGCAACTTGTATTTTGGATATAAGggtcaagtaaaataaaatggaggaagTACATATGGAAATATTCTTTGATTCCTTTCCAACCACATATGGTAAGCAGGGGCGGATCTAGCATGTAattagggggttcatccgaacccccttcggcgaaaaattatactatttatacatggttaaaatattttttatgtataaataatagatgtcgaacccccttcggctagttcgtgtgtctactttttcagattttgaacccccttattaaaaatcctGGGTCCGCCACTGATGGTAAGTATATAGTTTCAGTCCGATATATATAAAACTACTTTGTCTGAGTACTGTCCagttaattttaaagttaaattgttaatttttcAATTATGAAAAGATGACCTTTTTTAGGATGGACTTAAAAGAagtatgtcacataaattgagacagaggaaacaatttatatatacattgctagatattttttaaagggataattattgttatactcCAAAAAAGGAAACTATTTACCATTGGATAccccattactttcataccccttatttttaactatctcgcgcatttgataccatgagagtatgTTATACTTTGACggtatcaagaagaaactgCTTGATAAATcgcttgataccatcaaagtatattatactctgatggtatcaaaaagAGGAACAAGGGACTGGCGTAAATACAcatttgataccatgagagtatatatatactcagaCTGGTGTAAATACAcatttgataccatgagagtatatatatactctgatagtatcaagaaggaagagacaaTGCTTCCGCGAAAttgcttgataccatcagaagatattatactctgatggtatcaagaagaaactccttgataccatcaaagtataatatactctgatggtatctaTTAAGAGAAGCAGTGATGCTGACGTCAGCATGACATCATGCGCGAAGTTAAAAGGGAGAAAGTGGGGTAAGAGGGTAATtaatagtttgggtcatgagtcTATTAAGGATAAATAGCTTGGGTTGAGTCCaatttagataaataatttcacaattagtctattttgtgtaatttttcccttttttaaaCCACAATGGTGTACTTTatgtatacaaatatatataatagaagATTCTTAATTATATATGTAGATGTCATTACGAAAAGATGGTTAGAGAAGACATGGATGATGGAAGTATGGAAAGAAAGAGCAAACACACACTTGATAGTAGCTGCTCTCGCGGTGTTTGCTCTTTCGCGGCTGGCTTTACTTTTTAGCTAATAAAAATGTATCCTTAGGTCATCTAGTTTACCAATATAGTCCAAGTAGATATATTATTGATATACtaatatagtgtatatatatgtaaattatGCATACATTTATATGTATGTGTGAGAGAGAAATGCTTGTATTCAACGATCATCAATGAAGTATTTGGTATTTCGAAGTtgaatgttttgaaaatattacttTGTTACTGTTGAcaatacaaaaaattaaaatatcaaaacataTTCACCGAGAGGATTATCCATTGAATAAATGGTACTATGTTTTATGATGAAATGTATCACCATGACACTTGGCATGAAGAGTATAGATTAAATAGGGGTATTTAAATGAAACCCTAAAATCGATAAGTCAAGTAAATTAAATCCAGGAAAAAATTGACGTAAATTTGGTTTAGTATGATTTagtcataaatttttaaaatgtaataATATTTGATTCGTTTTGATGTTGACCAAAAACAATAATTCGATCAAACCGTCAAAATAAACATACtcattatttatatgtattttatatgaTTCATAATGTACATATAATTAGATTTGATTTAGTGATAAATCTTTAAAATGTGATACTATTTGGTTCAATTTGATATTGAACAAAAATAATTGGATCGAATCGATGGTGCTTATTTCAAGTCCGATAGTTTCATTTCATCAAACTGAAGCTATCGAGTCAAAAAATCAATAGCAAATGTcatacaaatataatattttatgaatttaaatCTATTAAGATTTTATCTtatataaattattctttatttgagTTTTGTAACATAACTATAATATGTTTAATGTTAATTTCTTTTGATACTCcactaaatataaataaaattatatttattaaattcttcCTTATTAGAATTAAGTAGAGAAAGTCTTAATATTgagaatataaaaaataattaacatttTAATTACCTATATTGGAACTATTaacattttaatatttccttATTATAAACTAAATTTCCCATTGAAACTTTTCTAACACACTATTCACATGTacaatttttcattttaaatcatGTGCGATACTCtatttaaacaaaaaatatcTAATAGAAATATTTTACTAACGTGTTTAGTTACTcgattaaaataaattatcaaaatgaaattttaatcCTTTCCATATCTCTAGTTTAAGTTTTCTTGAGTATGAAATCAAAGAATCTTTGTTATagagcattttatttttcaatataaTTCGAATTCAAATTTAGGAATaccacaataaaaaataaaagaaagttgATGGAGGTGTATTTCTTTAGCGCAACCCTACACTGGGATCGGAACATTCAATTTCCACCCGGAAAATGTCAAAATTGATAGCATCGTCCTTGCTCGTATTTCTATTCTTCCTAGTTGAGTTTTCTTCAGTattctctatcaggagggatgcAAGTCTTCAAGACAAATATACCTGTAGAACTACCGTTCAAGGAAGATATTTGATTGCTGATGATATGGGTCAAGTATGTGATGCACTCTCCATTGATCCCTATTCTCGCTGCTGCCGTGGGAAATCAGATCGATTTTCTTGTAATGGTTGTAATCTCGTTTCACAATGTTGCAATTCCTATGAATTTTGTGTTTCCTGTTGTCTCAATCCCTCCAGGACACAAAAGGATCTGGCTCTAAATGTCAAGATATCTAACCCGATATCTGCAGGGACGTATTCCAGTATTTTTGATTTTTGCACGGGAAGATGTCGTCATAATTCAGAAAGTGTGGTTCATGAAAACGCTTATCTCAGTGAATTTCATCATTGTTTCTCTATACCGTCTAATTCTTCCTCTGGTGGTGCTTCTGGTGTACAAACTGAAGCGAGGCTGGCTGGTATAAGTATTGTGATAGGAAGACAAGGTGAATCATGCGATTCGGTATGTAAATCAAGTGGTCAATCTTGTGTTCCTAACAAATTTGTATTGCTCAATCAGTGTGAAACCATGCATAAGTACTTGAGCTGCAAAGGTGGATGTTTGGCAAGTGTTGGAGCTGATCAGCCTGCTGAAGTAGTTGATGATGCTCCCAGAGATCTGAACCCTGGTGCCTGCTTGTACACTTCGCAAGCATCGGTGCTATCTTGTGAGGGTTCGCATCAGCATACGAAGAGGCTATGCCCCTGTGCATAGTGTGGTGAATTTCCCATCTCCAATTTTTTCAATATATGTGtattactttccttttttagtCTGTTTCGAAAACAATATCACTTTATATATCTAGTAATTCTTCAACTCCAACATCCAACATGATATATTTatgaccacaagattcaaaagtattccttactttttaaaatttttgtgcAAGTCAAACTAAGACACATATAGTTCCTTAGGTTTATAGGAAATTACTTAGGAATCTCATTGTAGATTGTTGGATTCCTGGTCATTAGACTCGGAGTTTATCCATGACTAAAGTGTACTTACTGTCGCCCAAGGATGCCCCCTCAGTTAAGGTTCTGAAGCTACAATTTCAGATGATGCTTGAAAGGGAGAATGAGTAGGACAGTCTCGAGGTCAATTCTTTCCTTTAGGAGAGATCCCACCCCCTTCTTTAGCTCTTGTTTTTTCTATATGATTTCCTACTTGTTCTCGATGAACGAATTGGAGCTGCTAAAGAATCAGCCTCTTACTCTTTAACGGCAAGCGCAGCAACTGCTCTGCAAGGCGTTCGGAGTTTGTTGGCTCTTTACATTTTCCAAATATTTATGGACAAGTTAGTTGTTTATTCTGGTTTTCTTCCATAtctgattttatttatttttacttatcagCAGCTTATATGACTTAATGTTTACAAGCTTGGGTATGATCATAACTTCCACTCTCATGTAAGATTTTGTAATATACATCTACATTTGAGGCCTTCCTTTCCTTCCATATTTTCCACCAAATGCATGTTGGAGTTGTCGTTCGTGCCCCTTTATGTTTCTTACTGATGCCTCTTCCATTTCAACTGAGTGGAAACTCCTGGAAGTCCTTCTTTTCAAAGTGATATGTTTCTCCTGGTTGATGGTCAGAAAAACATGTTCAACTTGTGGAAATCTGCAAAGAAGGGGAATCCTGCTAAACTCAAGATGCTTCCTATGTCAGGAGAATGTAGAATCCTATGTCAGGAGAATGTAGAAAATAATAGCCATTTACTTTTGCACTGTTAAGTGACTGGCCAGTTGTGGCAGATCTTTCTGAGTATGACTGACCTGAAATGGGTCATGAGCCTACACTTAAAGCTGTGCAATGCTGGAGCAATGTGGGGGACAGGGGAAGGCAGAAGAAGTGGATTTATTCCAGCTTGTATATGGTGAATTGTGTGGAGAGAGAGAAATGCAAGGTGTTTTAAAACAGGAACAGCTCTATACAGAGAATTAAGATGAATTGTATCCAGTCTTTGTATTTTTTGGTGTAAAAGAAACTATGTAGAGGATACTGAATCATTACTAGAGTTTGTAGAATCCTTGTAGAACAAGTTAATTCTTTTACTTTTCTGAACTGTAAGTATGGTGCCCAGCATTTGATGAATACAATGTTACCatgctttttttaaaaaaaaaacactccCTGGAAATTTCTGGCGCTGTCCACTTCAGCTTAAAGAACATTACCATAGCTGCAGGGGTACTATTGCAGCGTAGAAAAAGGTAACAGTTATTTTCCATCTCTTTCTCTCAAAGGTAGCACCTGTTGCACGAGTTTATCTTTAGTTTTAACCAGCCCCATGTGCTGCCACTCAAGTCAATCTACCTTGAGAGGAACATGTGAAATCTGCTTCCAAGGCCATCTAAGCTGTGTTGGATTCCTGCCTTTAAGTCCCAGCAACAAGATTTAACAATAAATATACCTGTCTGGTGTCCAAAAGAATATTTGTATCATCCTCCCTTCCTTGGCATACCTgcaataacaaaagaaaattgtTCAACCTTTAAATTTTTCAATCATTTAGCTTTCTCATCGTACTTATATGCAGTCCTGCTTCTGTGGAATAATGAACATCTTGCTTCAGTGTCTTGCACTATCTGGAAGAAGTCTGGCCATCACTCCTTAAGTAGATTATTCCCTATCCATGTACTATTCCAGAAGGAAATTATTCTACCATACCTTAAAGCTGATGCATATGAAAATTCTTGCCATTGACCTCTTATGTGCTTCTGTACATCATATCCATGACGACCAGTTTCATGGAGGTGCTCCATATGTtcattcaacaacaacatacccagtgtgatcccacaagtggggtctggggagggtagagtgtatgcagaccttaacCCTACTAGTTCCATTATTCCACGGTTTTATTAATCCATTCCTCCACAATGCTTCTTCCTCTTCTGAATATATTCACGATGTTTCTTTCTCTCCTGAATACCTCCACAACCATTTTGATTAGTAAATTTTCATTTTGCAGCCTCAGATTTTTTATGCTCAAATTACCCCCCTTTTTTATTTCCTTGATACATTGTCTGAGCTTATCAAATTAAatacctttctttctttgttaCCTTGTACCTTCTAATATATCTAACCTTTTTCCCACCTTCATCCTAATTCGGAACAATCTCACCACATGTAGGCAATGCATCTAATACACTGTTGACGAGCACCAGCCTTCCAACCAAAGAGACATTTGGTGGGACTATTTTGTTCAGACTTTATTACCATGGGTTTCATTCACGAAACTGGTATAATTTACTGTGTAatgttttcttctttcatttctaAATTTTTGGAGACTGTTATTTTCTTGTTCAAAGAAAAtgttttgtttttctcttttttgagtACGCGTTAATGGGGTGTATGATACAGTTAGCTAATATTACTCtagagaaaaggaaaaaggtGCATGTGGCTTGGAGTTGAGGTTCAAATCATATTCAGTCTTATCAAGATTTCTTAACACCTTCCTCCCATAAATTAGAGATGCCATTCTCGCTTAGCTGTGCGAGTTCAAGTTCTCAGGATCACTCCCTTGTTATTTATTCCCTCTAATATATTTTCTATGCCATTCTCTTCTTCTGAATAACAGACCTGCAACAGCTCCATATTGACCTAGCGACTGCTACAATTAACTGAACACATTGTTGTTATCCTCTCCTCTCTTTAGGTTATTATCACAGCATTCAAGAGACATGAGTTAGTCCATGGAGGCCTAACATCACACTAAATTTAGCATCTTCTTTCCCCTATATTCCTTCTTTCCAATCAATAACAATATCGTAACTGACTAGAAGTATTTTTTTGTGAAATGTGTTCATCCtcgtctctctctctctttggaATCCTTAAGCAACTAGAGAGCTCTCGTTGACTGTTTGGTAACCATATTCTTGTGTAGATTCTCTACTTTTTGTTATACGGCTTGTATATGGGAGTTTTTCCCAAAGtgataaaataatttccttTATGGAAAAGAAGAAACATTCATGTTGACTACTCTAAAAAACAAGACAAGTGCTGACTTGAGTGTAATTAAAGTGGAAGGTGACTTGATATTGTAGGTGCAAGATATGATTCCTGAGTGGAAGATAAAGCAGATAACCACGGAGGTATGAACTGGAAATAGGGGCTGATTTGTACATCGAACATTTTTGGGTTGGAAGTAGCAAACAAGGCTTCTGTTTCTTAATTCTCTTACAGAAGAAAATAGAAGCAGTTGAATCAGAGAGAACAACCCCACTCCAGCCCCAGCCGTACATACAAAGAGAATAAAAGAGGCAGATAGTTATCAGATGATGATGAATGTGAAACAAATGTACAGTGATAGACTGAAAAATAAGTAATATGAACATATCAGAATTTTCTTAGTAGATGTCTCTGTTGCTCTATAGATGTGTTTGTTGGTTTCAACTTTCAACTAGTtcttgatgttttttttttcttagagATGGACAATTTTTATCAGTAGTGTTCTTTCAAGCATCTCAACGTTTTCAAAACAGTGAGCTTATTGTTTAATGAATTTAAAATAGTATGCAATTCTGAGTTTGTAGTTGCAGATAAAAAACGACAAAGAAAGTTGCAgatcaaaaaattgaaattcaGGGTTTGGAGTTTAATCTAACATCTATCCTTTATAATTTGGGTTAATGATGTCATTCAGTTATATTACTGCTTGTAATTGGCCCATCAGATGGTGAATCTTTTAGACAGGCTTTATTGTGATAACTTCTTTTGGAGAATCACTTTAGCTGTGGAATGGGGTTTCTTGAAGAGGCGTATCTGATGTGGAAAGCATTTTGCTTTCGGCAGCTGTTAACTGTCCCTAATGATGTAATTTCTTTTGTTAGTGAAATCTGGCTTGTGTTGTATCCTTTGCACTTTATGGCCAAAACTCAATTGTTTTATTTGATAATTCTCGTATTTTCATCTAATTCGATAGTGTTTGAATTAAGGGAATTATAGCTTTTGATGTGCAATTTATCGATCCCTGGAACCACATttgtttatacgtatatgtggATAGATAGATAGTGATTCTTCCTCTCGATGATAAGGGACGGACAGAGGATCTTCTTTCATCGGAATATCCGATTCAGAATGTGATATCGAGGTTCAGATTATTTGGAAAAGAGGTCGATCTTAGCGGAGAACATTTGAATGGTTGAATTGATGACTTTGTGTAGATCTCTTCGACTGAACCTAAAGGAGACTTTGATACTCTAAATATCTTACAGGCCTCAGCCTTCGATTCTGTTTGCTAGGTACATGATTTTCTCTTTCTCACTAATGTCaccttattttaaatttgtttctcAATCATCAAGTTTCGTGCAGATAAAACTGTCAGACAGTC
This Solanum dulcamara chromosome 8, daSolDulc1.2, whole genome shotgun sequence DNA region includes the following protein-coding sequences:
- the LOC129899595 gene encoding uncharacterized protein LOC129899595 isoform X2; translated protein: MSKLIASSLLVFLFFLVEFSSVFSIRRDASLQDKYTCRTTVQGRYLIADDMGQVCDALSIDPYSRCCRGKSDRFSCNGCNLVSQCCNSYEFCVSCCLNPSRTQKDLALNVKISNPISAGTYSSIFDFCTGRCRHNSESVVHENAYLSEFHHCFSIPSNSSSGGASGVQTEARLAGISIVIGRQV
- the LOC129899595 gene encoding uncharacterized protein LOC129899595 isoform X1, whose translation is MSKLIASSLLVFLFFLVEFSSVFSIRRDASLQDKYTCRTTVQGRYLIADDMGQVCDALSIDPYSRCCRGKSDRFSCNGCNLVSQCCNSYEFCVSCCLNPSRTQKDLALNVKISNPISAGTYSSIFDFCTGRCRHNSESVVHENAYLSEFHHCFSIPSNSSSGGASGVQTEARLAGISIVIGRQGESCDSVCKSSGQSCVPNKFVLLNQCETMHKYLSCKGGCLASVGADQPAEVVDDAPRDLNPGACLYTSQASVLSCEGSHQHTKRLCPCA